A part of Drosophila bipectinata strain 14024-0381.07 chromosome 3L, DbipHiC1v2, whole genome shotgun sequence genomic DNA contains:
- the LOC108124868 gene encoding brachyurin yields the protein MRGNSIPHVLGLGLLLLTTICLLPTPTESYAIGQSKFGRIEKFPYQVMLIGKQLWRKRILCGGTLLDRRWILTAGHCTMGVTHFDVYLGTKSVEDTEQLGGLVLRSNKFIVHERFNPETAANDIALVKLPRDIAFTARIQPAVLPTRYRHDQFAGTSVVASGWGATVEMTNSDSMQYTELKVISNAECAQEYDVVTSGVICAKGLKDETVCTGDSGGPLVLKDTQMVVGITSFGPADGCETNIPGGFTRVTHYLDWIESKIGGQRHHQPHHAYGSDNLI from the coding sequence atGCGCGGCAACAGTATACCCCACGTTCTGGGACTGGGACTCCTTCTGCTGACTACTATCTGCCTCCTGCCCACTCCCACGGAGAGCTACGCCATCGGACAGTCAAAGTTCGGACGGATCGAGAAGTTCCCCTACCAGGTGATGCTCATTGGCAAGCAGCTGTGGCGCAAGCGCATTCTTTGCGGTGGAACCCTGCTGGACAGGCGCTGGATCCTCACCGCCGGACACTGCACCATGGGGGTGACCCATTTCGACGTATACCTGGGCACCAAGAGCGTGGAGGACACCGAGCAGCTGGGAGGACTGGTCCTGCGCTCCAACAAGTTCATAGTCCACGAAAGATTCAACCCGGAGACGGCGGCCAACGACATCGCGCTGGTAAAGCTGCCCCGGGACATTGCCTTCACTGCCAGGATTCAGCCCGCTGTCCTGCCCACGAGATACCGACACGACCAGTTCGCGGGTACGAGTGTGGTGGCCAGCGGATGGGGCGCCACCGTGGAGATGACGAACTCGGACTCCATGCAGTACACCGAGCTGAAGGTGATCTCGAATGCAGAGTGCGCCCAGGAGTACGACGTGGTCACCTCCGGTGTGATTTGTGCCAAGGGCCTGAAAGACGAGACAGTCTGCACAGGGGACTCTGGCGGACCACTGGTGCTCAAGGATACTCAGATGGTGGTGGGCATTACCAGTTTCGGGCCCGCCGACGGCTGCGAGACGAACATCCCAGGCGGCTTCACCCGGGTAACCCACTACCTGGACTGGATCGAGAGCAAGATTGGGGGGCAGCGCCACCATCAGCCCCATCATGCATACGGCTCTGATAACCTTATCTAA
- the Ak1 gene encoding adenylate kinase isoenzyme 1 isoform X1, which translates to MLFMCHQMAMKKEAEQKLKAEELRRAQGAATDIPIIWILGGPGCGKGTQCAKIVEKYGFTHLSSGDLLRNEVASGSDKGRKLQAIMASGGLVSNEEVLSLLNDAIVRAKGNSKGFLIDGYPREKNQGVEFEIRVAPADLALYFDCSEETMLQRILARAAAAAVQRADDNEKTIRQRLKTFKQNTNDILELYNEKTLTINAERDVDDIFLEVSQAIDCVLKKKAKQASAQC; encoded by the exons ATG TTATTTATGTGTCACCAAATGGCCATGAAGAAGGAGGCCGAACAGAAACTCAAGGCCGAGGAGCTCCGCAGGGCACAAGGAGCCGCT ACTGATATTCCCATCATCTGGATCTTGGGCGGACCCGGCTGCGGCAAGGGCACTCAATGCGCCAAAATTGTGGAAAAATACGGATTCACACATCTGAGCAGCGGAGATCTGCTGCGCAATGAG GTGGCTTCCGGATCGGACAAGGGCCGCAAGTTGCAGGCCATCATGGCCAGTGGAGGTCTCGTGTCCAATGAGGAGGTCCTCTCGCTCCTGAACGATGCCATCGTCCGGGCCAAGGGCAACTCCAAGGGCTTCCTCATCGATGGCTATCCCAGGGAGAAGAACCAGGGCGTGGAATTTGAGATCCGCGTGGCACCCGCAGATCTGGCGTTGTACTTCGACTGCTCCGAGGAGACCATGTTGCAGCGCATCCTGGCACGCGCCGCTGCCGCAGCGGTCCAGAGGGCCGATGACAACGAAAAGACCATTAGGCAGCGCCTGAAGACTTTCAAGCAGAACACCAACGACATCCTGGAACTGTATAACGAAAAGACCCTGACG ATTAATGCCGAGCGCGATGTGGACGATATCTTCTTGGAGGTGTCCCAGGCCATCGACTGTGTGCTGAAGAAGAAGGCCAAGCAGGCGTCCGCCCAGTGCTAA
- the Ak1 gene encoding adenylate kinase isoenzyme 1 isoform X2, translated as MTDIPIIWILGGPGCGKGTQCAKIVEKYGFTHLSSGDLLRNEVASGSDKGRKLQAIMASGGLVSNEEVLSLLNDAIVRAKGNSKGFLIDGYPREKNQGVEFEIRVAPADLALYFDCSEETMLQRILARAAAAAVQRADDNEKTIRQRLKTFKQNTNDILELYNEKTLTINAERDVDDIFLEVSQAIDCVLKKKAKQASAQC; from the exons ATG ACTGATATTCCCATCATCTGGATCTTGGGCGGACCCGGCTGCGGCAAGGGCACTCAATGCGCCAAAATTGTGGAAAAATACGGATTCACACATCTGAGCAGCGGAGATCTGCTGCGCAATGAG GTGGCTTCCGGATCGGACAAGGGCCGCAAGTTGCAGGCCATCATGGCCAGTGGAGGTCTCGTGTCCAATGAGGAGGTCCTCTCGCTCCTGAACGATGCCATCGTCCGGGCCAAGGGCAACTCCAAGGGCTTCCTCATCGATGGCTATCCCAGGGAGAAGAACCAGGGCGTGGAATTTGAGATCCGCGTGGCACCCGCAGATCTGGCGTTGTACTTCGACTGCTCCGAGGAGACCATGTTGCAGCGCATCCTGGCACGCGCCGCTGCCGCAGCGGTCCAGAGGGCCGATGACAACGAAAAGACCATTAGGCAGCGCCTGAAGACTTTCAAGCAGAACACCAACGACATCCTGGAACTGTATAACGAAAAGACCCTGACG ATTAATGCCGAGCGCGATGTGGACGATATCTTCTTGGAGGTGTCCCAGGCCATCGACTGTGTGCTGAAGAAGAAGGCCAAGCAGGCGTCCGCCCAGTGCTAA
- the Ak1 gene encoding adenylate kinase isoenzyme 1 isoform X3 — MVASGSDKGRKLQAIMASGGLVSNEEVLSLLNDAIVRAKGNSKGFLIDGYPREKNQGVEFEIRVAPADLALYFDCSEETMLQRILARAAAAAVQRADDNEKTIRQRLKTFKQNTNDILELYNEKTLTINAERDVDDIFLEVSQAIDCVLKKKAKQASAQC; from the exons ATG GTGGCTTCCGGATCGGACAAGGGCCGCAAGTTGCAGGCCATCATGGCCAGTGGAGGTCTCGTGTCCAATGAGGAGGTCCTCTCGCTCCTGAACGATGCCATCGTCCGGGCCAAGGGCAACTCCAAGGGCTTCCTCATCGATGGCTATCCCAGGGAGAAGAACCAGGGCGTGGAATTTGAGATCCGCGTGGCACCCGCAGATCTGGCGTTGTACTTCGACTGCTCCGAGGAGACCATGTTGCAGCGCATCCTGGCACGCGCCGCTGCCGCAGCGGTCCAGAGGGCCGATGACAACGAAAAGACCATTAGGCAGCGCCTGAAGACTTTCAAGCAGAACACCAACGACATCCTGGAACTGTATAACGAAAAGACCCTGACG ATTAATGCCGAGCGCGATGTGGACGATATCTTCTTGGAGGTGTCCCAGGCCATCGACTGTGTGCTGAAGAAGAAGGCCAAGCAGGCGTCCGCCCAGTGCTAA
- the Tsen54 gene encoding adenylate kinase isoenzyme 1 isoform X2, translating to MNIPVVWVIGAPCSGKGTQSEKIAGKYGFKHIDPTFLVDIEIDTHTAAGKKFQQMRLTGQEIPLEEMVPLIEKELMGNRGGLKGLVIDGYPTNFDEAEILEHRIGTPDLIVALDVQEDITSRRTSRAGSVGRASVAEHRASTQPILTNYALITLQVNGEEEPDQVFEVISEHMDNLVKNRKQIKIGR from the exons ATG AACATCCCAGTGGTTTGGGTGATTGGGGCTCCCTGCAGCGGGAAAGGAACGCAGTCGGAGAAGATAGCCGGGAAATATGGCTTTAAGCACATCGATCCGACGTTCCTGGTTGACATAGAG ATAGATACCCACACGGCAGCTGGAAAGAAGTTTCAACAGATGCGGTTGACAGGACAAGAAATTCCCTTGGAAGAGATGGTGCCTCTAATCGAAAAGGAATTAATGGGTAATCGAGGAGGACTGAAGGGACTCGTTATCGATGG TTACCCAACCAACTTCGATGAAGCTGAAATCCTAGAGCATCGCATAGGGACCCCCGACTTGATAGTTGCGCTGGATGTGCAAGAGGATATAACCAGTCGACGGACTTCTAGAGCAGGCTCTGTTGGTAGGGCTAGTGTGGCCGAGCACAGGGCCTCCACCCAACCAATATTAACAAACTACGCCCTAATTACCCTGCAAGTGAATGGTGAGGAAGAGCCCGACCAAGTTTTCGAAGTAATCAGCGAACACATGGACAATCTGGTGAAGAATCGCAAGCAGATCAAAATTGGTCGATAA
- the Tsen54 gene encoding uncharacterized protein Tsen54 isoform X1, with the protein MDPAEIVEIQPKTSYLSPKELIQLRHKEFEVPAGGLKRTQNEGSQAELEELHGALDALKAQLSVPRIERLGGRALATWNSEQQVAEVLRKDGKFENFGHGRQGKLCLEYYEALFLLELGRLQLEYCGTIVSIEQAYVLLLGESESERFTHYLVYSALSRAGYIVVRHQVVQETPVTITSSDCVWALLKERLGNQPVPSNIKESPHFAVAEKQMEDIKKLVMEQKTQSSLESATEEAPVDFHFDTRKRRAKSEPMGQPANKRGRMAFTGGSLVDQLQMESPYAKFQEVFQKFDIVRLDTKNYSRDASSVDSSLQITFDLHLHNEGFKKRSPKGPTFNVIILPPQASFPTHDEIFAIQSQQHVNTAQLLVISVSESKQIQAFLYFIS; encoded by the exons ATGGACCCAGCGGAAATTGTAGAAATTCAGCCTAAAACTTCGTATTTAAG TCCTAAAGAGCTTATACAGCTTCGGCACAAGGAGTTTGAGGTCCCTGCCGGCGGCCTAAAGCGCACACAAAATGAGGGCAGCCAGGCTGAACTCGAGGAACTGCACGGGGCGCTAG ACGCTCTAAAAGCCCAGCTATCTGTTCCCCGCATCGAAAGATTGGGGGGAAGGGCTTTAGCCACCTGGAATAGTGAGCAACAGGTTGCAGAGGTCCTTCGCAAGGATGGAAAGTTCGAGAACTTTGGCCATGGTAGGCAGGGTAAACTCTGTTTGGAGTATTACGAGGCCTTGTTCCTGCTCGAGTTG GGTCGCCTGCAGCTGGAGTATTGTGGAACCATAGTTTCCATAGAGCAAGCCTATGTCCTACTCCTTGGAGAATCGGAAAGTGAAAGGTTTACCCATTACCTGGTTTACTCTGCCCTCTCCCGAGCTGGCTATATAGTTGTCCGGCATCAAGTGGTTCAAGAGACGCCAGTTACCATTACCAGTTCTGACTGCGTCTGGGCCTTGCTAAAGGAACGACTTGGGAATCAGCCAGTACCTTCGAATATTAAGGAATCTCCTCACTTTGCAGTGGCTGAAAAGCAAATGGAGGATATCAAAAAGCTTGTTATGGAACAGAAAACCCAGTCCTCCTTGGAATCAGCCACAGAAGAAGCTCCAGTGGATTTCCACTTTGACACCCGAAAACGCCGAGCGAAATCGGAGCCAATGGGACAACCGGCCAATAAAAGGGGAAGAATGGCTTTCACAGGCGGCAGTCTAGTAGACCAGCTGCAAATGGAATCCCCATATGCGAAATTCCAAGAGGTCTTTCAAAAATTTGATATTGTTAGGCTGGATACAAAAAACTACTCTAGGGACGCTAGCTCTGTAGACTCCTCCCTCCAGATTACCTTTGATTTGCACCTCCATAACGAGGGCTTCAAGAAGCGATCCCCCAAAGGCCCCACTTTTAATGTGATCATCTTACCACCGCAGGCGTCATTTCCCACCCACGATGAGATCTTCGCAATCCAAAGTCAACAACACGTTAACACCGCCCAGTTGCTCGTCATATCCGTTAGCGAATCCAAACAGATTCAGGCCTTCTTGTACTTTATTAGCTGA
- the app gene encoding palmitoyltransferase app isoform X2 — translation MNLLCCCCCSNMAPNQRVTRKWELFAGRNKFYCDGLLMSAPHTGVFYLTCILITGTSALFFAFDCPFLAERINPVIPIVGAVLYFFTMSSLLRTTFTDPGVIPRASNDEAAYIEKQIEVPNSLNSPTYRPPPRTKEVLVKGQTVKLKYCFTCKIFRPPRASHCSLCDNCVDRFDHHCPWVGNCVGKRNYRFFYLFLVSLAFLAVFIFSCSVTHLVLLMKTEQEVFEVIKKAPFTVIVVFICFFSIWSVIGLAGFHTYLTTSDQTTNEDLKGSFSSKGGPRTQNPYSRGNICLNCCHILCGPMTPSLIDRRGIATDEFIQQMQHQSSPRHALSDVLSASHMVTTSQPMMGGGAGGIGGAGGGISIGGAELKPRFYDESNPSSSTMEGNGGAANGHGNGFEHPPPSYDLVQNGNSNSLAQLVDNEIPLAQMDIPAYTQQTATQARQYRHHRHHKQRQEQSYENQLVTTSSEDELDDPDVVVVGSPEVVAAVAAIASSKAREMRNRSGSYSNLFDADFEAALVNSSAPVAGDGATTSNGKPSAGAALLAAAMSGKTESMYINVPAPPADANLHVYSNVIDERQQQQNQQRDPANNVLSSTLLCDDLDLDDPVSASFVASAHTQRKSHGDGAEQVKSAERLRMLHDTTMIDTALDLDSLDGSSMGNNSQSCLVKGGKPGSTSSNLPIV, via the exons ATGAATCTGCtgtgctgctgttgttgcagtaACATGGCACCAAACCAGCGCGTCACACGCAAATGGGAACTGTTTGCCGGACGCAATAAATTCTACTGCGATGGATTGCTAATGTCCGCACCCCACACGGGCGTCTTCTACTTGACGTGCATCCTGATCACCGGCACCAGTGCGCTCTTCTTTGCCTTTGA cTGCCCATTCCTGGCGGAGCGCATCAATCCGGTCATTCCCATTGTGGGAGCGGTTCTCTACTTCTTCACGATGAGCTCCTTGCTGCGCACAACCTTCACGGATCCGGGCGTCATACCGCGAGCCTCAAATGATGAGGCCGCCTATATCGAAAAGCAAATTG AGGTGCCAAACTCGTTGAACAGCCCCACATATCGACCGCCACCGAGGACCAAGGAGGTCCTCGTCAAAGGACAGACGGTCAAGCTGAAATACTGCTTCACCTGCAAAATCTTCCGGCCGCCGAGGGCCTCGCACTGCAGCTTGTGCGACAACTGCGTGGACCGATTCGATCACCACTGTCCCTGG GTGGGAAACTGCGTGGGAAAGCGGAACTATCGGttcttttatttgtttctagtCTCATTGGCATTTTTAGCTGTATTTATATTCTCGTGCTCTGTGACGCATTTAGTTTTAT TAATGAAAACCGAGCAGGAGGTCTTCGAAGTAATCAAGAAGGCGCCCTTCACTGTGATTGTTGTGTTTATTTGCTTCTTCTCGATATGGTCCGTGATCGGCCTGGCCGGCTTCCACACCTATCTGACGACGAGCGATCAGACAACCAACGAGGAT CTCAAGGGATCCTTCTCCTCCAAAGGTGGACCCCGCACCCAAAATCCCTATTCGCGGGGCAACATCTGCCTGAACTGCTGTCACATACTGTGCGGACCCATGACGCCCTCGCTGATCGACAG ACGCGGCATCGCCACCGACGAGTTCATCCAGCAGATGCAGCACCAGTCGAGTCCCCGGCATGCCCTGAGCGACGTGCTGAGTGCCTCGCACATGGTCACCACCTCGCAGCCCATGATGGGCGGAGGTGCGGGCGGGATCGGGGGTGCCGGCGGAGGCATCAGCATAGGGGGCGCAGAGCTGAAGCCGCGCTTCTACGACGAG TCCAATCCCTCCTCCTCGACAATGGAGGGCAATGGAGGTGCCGCCAACGGCCATGGGAACGGCTTCGAGCATCCGCCGCCCAGCTACGACCTCGTCCAAAACG GTAATTCCAATAGTCTAGCTCAGCTGGTGGACAACGAGATCCCCCTGGCCCAGATGGACATTCCGGCTTACACCCAGCAAACGGCCACCCAGGCGCGCCAGTACCGCCACCATCGCCACCACAAACAGCGCCAGGAGCAGAGCTACGAGAACCAGCTGGTCACGACCAGCAGCGAGGACGAGCTGGACGACCCGGACGTGGTTGTGGTGGGCAGTCCGGAAGTGGTGGCCGCCGTGGCCGCCATTGCCTCCAGCAAGGCCCGCGAAATGCGTAACCGCAGCGGAAGCTATAGCAACCTCTTCGATGCGGACTTCGAGGCGGCGCTGGTCAACAGCAGTGCCCCAGTGGCCGGAGACGGAGCAACCACCTCCAACGGCAAACCCTCCGCCGGTGCAGCTTTGCTGGCGGCGGCCATGTCCGGAAAAACGGAGAGCATGTACATCAATGTGCCGGCCCCTCCCGCAGATGCTAATCTCCATGTCTACTCCAACGTCATTGACGAAcgacaacagcagcagaaTCAACAGCGGGATCCGGCTAACAATGTCCTGTCGTCCACGCTGCTCTGCGACGATCTCGACCTGGACGATCCGGTGAGCGCCTCCTTCGTGGCCTCCGCCCACACCCAGCGGAAGTCGCACGGCGACGGAGCCGAGCAGGTGAAGTCGGCGGAGAGGCTGCGAATGCTGCACGACACCACCATGATAGACACCGCGCTGGACCTGGACAGCCTGGACGGGTCTAGCATGGGCAACAACTCGCAGTCGTGCCTGGTGAAGGGCGGCAAGCCGGGGTCCACATCCTCGAACCTACCCATAGTCTGA
- the app gene encoding palmitoyltransferase app isoform X1 has product MNLLCCCCCSNMAPNQRVTRKWELFAGRNKFYCDGLLMSAPHTGVFYLTCILITGTSALFFAFDCPFLAERINPVIPIVGAVLYFFTMSSLLRTTFTDPGVIPRASNDEAAYIEKQIEVPNSLNSPTYRPPPRTKEVLVKGQTVKLKYCFTCKIFRPPRASHCSLCDNCVDRFDHHCPWVGNCVGKRNYRFFYLFLVSLAFLAVFIFSCSVTHLVLLMKTEQEVFEVIKKAPFTVIVVFICFFSIWSVIGLAGFHTYLTTSDQTTNEDLKGSFSSKGGPRTQNPYSRGNICLNCCHILCGPMTPSLIDRRGIATDEFIQQMQHQSSPRHALSDVLSASHMVTTSQPMMGGGAGGIGGAGGGISIGGAELKPRFYDESNPSSSTMEGNGGAANGHGNGFEHPPPSYDLVQNGKSRKQHQQRCSLQTLLPASAQHQFKANKHKQLKQHHHLKQQLVAAELQMQQQQHHEGSGVGPHSPSLLRSPATSSSYRLNLKRSLHLPLTPSYDDVRHSPLPLLHHHVHAQQTTAIGSVAAAAAAVASGASGGGGGGGGSSSSTTAPTSVSASLATAPPPLAPRRPSTLQLQGSGAVSASNSTLTTIHTSAPQPPAPTDFKYYSPQRSTDSNLMRNYPFPKQARGMRRQSTQSVDSQKVNIAGYQPLPMRKPYKHQEVMFELKSPTNRLTIRECDFGGGGEPCDDDQSIKDSQIFRVSKRNLYMNHRSPWKERDRYSNLYEYSFNIDLNSIIEDAAGSDSS; this is encoded by the exons ATGAATCTGCtgtgctgctgttgttgcagtaACATGGCACCAAACCAGCGCGTCACACGCAAATGGGAACTGTTTGCCGGACGCAATAAATTCTACTGCGATGGATTGCTAATGTCCGCACCCCACACGGGCGTCTTCTACTTGACGTGCATCCTGATCACCGGCACCAGTGCGCTCTTCTTTGCCTTTGA cTGCCCATTCCTGGCGGAGCGCATCAATCCGGTCATTCCCATTGTGGGAGCGGTTCTCTACTTCTTCACGATGAGCTCCTTGCTGCGCACAACCTTCACGGATCCGGGCGTCATACCGCGAGCCTCAAATGATGAGGCCGCCTATATCGAAAAGCAAATTG AGGTGCCAAACTCGTTGAACAGCCCCACATATCGACCGCCACCGAGGACCAAGGAGGTCCTCGTCAAAGGACAGACGGTCAAGCTGAAATACTGCTTCACCTGCAAAATCTTCCGGCCGCCGAGGGCCTCGCACTGCAGCTTGTGCGACAACTGCGTGGACCGATTCGATCACCACTGTCCCTGG GTGGGAAACTGCGTGGGAAAGCGGAACTATCGGttcttttatttgtttctagtCTCATTGGCATTTTTAGCTGTATTTATATTCTCGTGCTCTGTGACGCATTTAGTTTTAT TAATGAAAACCGAGCAGGAGGTCTTCGAAGTAATCAAGAAGGCGCCCTTCACTGTGATTGTTGTGTTTATTTGCTTCTTCTCGATATGGTCCGTGATCGGCCTGGCCGGCTTCCACACCTATCTGACGACGAGCGATCAGACAACCAACGAGGAT CTCAAGGGATCCTTCTCCTCCAAAGGTGGACCCCGCACCCAAAATCCCTATTCGCGGGGCAACATCTGCCTGAACTGCTGTCACATACTGTGCGGACCCATGACGCCCTCGCTGATCGACAG ACGCGGCATCGCCACCGACGAGTTCATCCAGCAGATGCAGCACCAGTCGAGTCCCCGGCATGCCCTGAGCGACGTGCTGAGTGCCTCGCACATGGTCACCACCTCGCAGCCCATGATGGGCGGAGGTGCGGGCGGGATCGGGGGTGCCGGCGGAGGCATCAGCATAGGGGGCGCAGAGCTGAAGCCGCGCTTCTACGACGAG TCCAATCCCTCCTCCTCGACAATGGAGGGCAATGGAGGTGCCGCCAACGGCCATGGGAACGGCTTCGAGCATCCGCCGCCCAGCTACGACCTCGTCCAAAACGGTAAGTCCCGcaagcagcaccagcagcgcTGCTCCCTCCAGACCCTGCTGCCCGCCAGCGCCCAGCACCAGTTCAAGGCCAACAAGCACAAGCAGCTCaagcagcaccaccatctCAAGCAGCAGCTGGTGGCCGCCGAGCTGCAgatgcagcaacagcagcaccacGAGGGGTCCGGCGTGGGGCCGCACTCCCCCTCGCTGCTCCGCTCGCcggccacctcctcctcctaccGGCTGAACCTGAAGCGCTCGCTGCACCTGCCGCTGACGCCGTCGTACGACGATGTGCGCCACtcgccgctgccgctgctgcacCATCACGTGCACGCCCAGCAGACCACCGCCATTGGCAGCGTGGCAGCAGCCGCAGCGGCCGTGGCTTCCGGCGCCAGTggaggcggcggtggcggaggTGGATCCTCCTCGTCCACAACAGCACCCACATCGGTGTCCGCCTCCTTGGCGACGGCTCCCCCGCCTCTGGCGCCGCGACGACCGTCGACGCTGCAGCTGCAGGGCAGCGGAGCTGTCTCGGCCAGCAACAGCACACTGACCACCATTCACACATCGGCGCCCCAGCCGCCGGCGCCCACGGACTTCAAGTACTACTCCCCGCAACGCAGCACCGACTCCAACCTGATGCGCAACTACCCGTTCCCGAAGCAGGCGCGCGGTATGCGCCGCCAGTCGACCCAGTCAGTGGACTCGCAAAAGGTCAACATCGCCGGCTACCAGCCGCTGCCCATGCGGAAGCCGTACAAGCACCAGGAGGTGATGTTCGAGCTAAAGTCCCCGACCAATCGGCTCACCATTCGCGAGTGCGACTTTGGCGGTGGCGGTGAACCCTGCGACGACGATCAGTCGATCAAGGACAGCCAGATCTTTCGTGTTAGTAAACGAAATCTTTATATGAATCACCGGTCGCCGTGGAAGGAGCGCGACCGCTACTCGAATCTCTACGAGTACTCATTTAACATCGATCTCAATTCGATCATCGAGGATGCGGCGGGCAGCGACTCGTCATAG